The Vairimorpha necatrix chromosome 11, complete sequence genome window below encodes:
- a CDS encoding endonuclease — protein sequence MKLPVIQDRIDINLHRVSQEQECSTKEGLTFKYTIEEIDLVVEKRISLIRDIKDFTEISKHKKWDFTKEKMALEQLIRDPSLQSIFSLADLEKIYRYVEKSLPQKLNPELLAIKLQNCKQSKFKFIKEYLSHLKALIDQYTRIEGLNKREYERELRKSFFAGLSFETRMKVLDSGKNTIEEIITHLETVEENLISEGRKKGIMSKTYDIRTDKFGDKRDRYTSKKWCSLHKNNTHNSKECLVLNNTTREKPREGNYKDSRSKTERTYIMREAGPTILDLELKGDINEKEVNIVLDTGACHNFIDRKLVEENNLIVIVREDKPLKIVTVTNENLKINSVVDTVVRLKGLKKEFNVVLYVLEKSVVDVILGNEFIFSNEIVLNFKKNTIRIGSETINILGENEKEGTNEELNDLIYVYKEVNENFNVFKIKPVKIKPMHNSSVNLKRLSYSVPHKYVDAGKREIQRLLKVEIIVEVDAEVHSPAFFIEKKNKDLRLVIDYRKVNEIINDEQFDIPKIFENLQLIWNMAYYTKIDLKNGFNKIPIEQKIQGITAFKIINKTYMYKRIPFGIRSGPKIFQKTITRMLEELGNCFVYIDDIIVYGKDKAEHDEIVIKVLERLMKFEVKINFEKTSFYNEEIKILGFFINKKGIFADTKYLENKAMQIIPKNKRQLQKIIGVFNWYRRFIKNMSTKLHTYPNFNEKFILECDPSNVGIGAVLYQEGGIIGYFSKKLNSTEQNYSIVEKELYEIVKTLTFFREITQGYYVEIYTDNENCVYENKCFITRMERWKVLLNDYNFTLKKIKGTGNHIADNLSRYGLDEYVIIKNKRKLQKEGYRIFREENTNKKGESRNGKTPYAQNKYNNINNNKSILNNYYKFIKLPVIQDR from the exons atgAAACTTCCTGTGATACAGGACAGAATTGATATCAATTTACATAGGGTATCGCAAGAGCAAGAGTGTTCAACCAAAGAGGGGTTGAcatttaaatatacaatCGAAGAAATCGATTTAGTGGTAGAAAAAAGAATCAGTCTGATAAGAGACATTAAAGACTTTACAGAA ATAAGTAAACACAAAAAGTGGGACTTTACAAAGGAAAAAATGGCCTTGGAACAATTAATAAGAGATCCAAGTTTACAATCGATTTTTTCACTCGCTGATCTGGAAAAGATTTACAGATATGTGGAAAAAAGTTTACCACAAAAGCTAAATCCAGAATTATTGGCAATCAAGTTGCAGAATTGCAAacaatcaaaatttaaattcattaaagaatatttaagCCACCTAAAGGCTCTAATTGACCAATATACTAGAATAGAAGGTCTAAATAAAAGAGAATACGAAAGAGAACTAAGAAAGAGTTTCTTCGCAGGTTTATCATTCGAGACAAGAATGAAAGTGCTCGATTCAGGTAAGAATACTATTGAAGAGATAATAACGCATCTAGAAACAGttgaagaaaatttaatttcagAAGGCAGAAAAAAGGGTATCATGTCAAAGACATACGACATAAGAACAGATAAGTTTGGGGATAAAAGGGACAGATACACTAGCAAGAAATGGTGTAGTCTCCATAAAAACAACACTCACAACTCAAAGGAGTGTTTAGTCTTAAATAATACTACAAGAGAGAAGCCAAGAGAAGGGAATTATAAGGATTCAAGAAGTAAGACTGAAAGAACTTACATAATGAGAGAAGCTGGACCAACTATTTTAGACTTAGAATTAAAAGGAGATATAAATGAGAAAGAAGTAAACATAGTTTTGGACACTGGTGCCTGTCACAACTTTATAGACAGGAAACTAGTAGAGGAGAATAATCTAATAGTAATAGTCAGGGAAGATAAACCCTTAAAAATAGTAACTGTGACCAACGAGaatcttaaaataaacTCAGTGGTAGATACAGTAGTAAGATTGAAAGGTCTAAAAAAGGAATTCAATGTGGTTTTATATGTGTTAGAGAAATCGGTAGTAGATGTGATTTTGGGAAATGAATTTATCTTTTCAAATGAGATAgttctaaattttaaaaagaatacaATCAGAATCGGGAGTGAaacaattaatatattaggAGAAAACgaaaaa GAAGGTACAAATGAGGAAttaaatgatttaataTATGTGTATAAAGAAGTTAacgaaaattttaatgtttttaaaattaagcctgtaaaaataaaacccATGCACAACTCAAGCGTAAATCTGAAACGCTTGTCGTACAGCGTGCCTCACAAATATGTAGACGCGGGAAAAAGAGAAATTCAAAGACTTTTAAAAGTAGAGATTATAGTAGAGGTAGATGCAGAAGTGCATAGCCCCGCATTTTTTATCGAgaagaaaaacaaagatTTGCGGCTAGTAATAGATTACAGAAAGGTGAACGAAATCATTAACGACGAACAATTTGATAtaccaaaaatatttgagaaCCTACAATTAATTTGGAATATGGCATATTACACTAAGATAGATCTAAAAAAtggatttaataaaattcccatagaacaaaaaattcaGGGGATAACCGCCTTCAAAATcataaacaaaacataTATGTATAAAAGAATACCGTTTGGTATAAGATCAGGtcctaaaatatttcaaaagaCCATTACTAGAATGCTGGAGGAACTTGGAAATTGCTTCGTGTATATAGACGACATCATAGTTTACGGAAAAGATAAAGCAGAACATGACGAGATAGTCATAAAGGTTTTAGAGAGACTAATGAAATTCgaagtaaaaataaatttcgaAAAGACAAGCTTTTATAATGAAGagattaaaatattaggCTTCTTCATAAACAAGAAAGGTATATTCGCAGACACTAAATACTTAGAAAACAAGGCTATGCAAATAATACCAAAGAACAAAAGACAGCTCCAGAAAATAATAGGAGTATTTAATTGGTATagaagatttataaaaaacatgagCACTAAGTTACATA CGTATCctaattttaatgaaaaattcaTCTTAGAATGCGATCCATCCAACGTGGGAATCGGTGCGGTATTATATCAAGAAGGTGGTATAATTGGTTATTTcagtaaaaaattgaatagTACCGAACAGAACTATTCTATAGTAGAAAAGGAGCTTTATGAGATAGTGAAAACATTGACATTTTTTAGAGAAATTACACAGGGTTATTatgtagaaatttatacagACAATGAGAATTGTGTGTACGAAAACAAATGTTTCATAACAAGAATGGAAAGATGGAAAGTATTACTAAAcgattataattttacattaaagaaaataaaagggACTGGAAATCACATAGCCGATAATTTGTCAAGATACGGATTA GACGAATACGtcatcataaaaaataaaaggaaACTTCAAAAAGAAGGGTACAGAATTTTCAGAGAGGAAAACACTAACAAGAAGGGTGAGTCTAGAAATGGGAAGACCCCATACGcccaaaataaatataataatataaacaacaataaaagtattttaaacaattattataaattcataaaaCTTCCTGTGATACAGGACAGATAG